A genomic window from Dermacentor silvarum isolate Dsil-2018 chromosome 9, BIME_Dsil_1.4, whole genome shotgun sequence includes:
- the LOC119465073 gene encoding keratin-associated protein 6-2-like — protein MRTLIVTAVLAVLATVASAGYLGGYGGYGGHGGGYGGGYGGGYGLGHGGGGFSSAITYQYDNQKAAPHYGGGYGGGYGGGYGGGYGGGYGGGYGGGHGGGYGGGYGIGLGHGGYGLGIGLGHGGYGGGLGYGGLGLGHGYGYKG, from the exons ATGAGGACTCTG ATCGTAACCGCAGTTCTAGCCGTGCTGGCTACCGTCGCATCGGCTGGATACCTTGGTGGATACGGAGGCTATGGTGGTCATGGCGGTGGCTACGGTGGTGGCTACGGTGGTGGCTACGGATTGGGACATGGCGGCGGCGGCTTCTCCTCGGCCATCACGTACCAATATGACAACCAGAAGGCGGCGCCGCACTACGGCGGGGGCTACGGCGGTGGCTACGGCGGTGGCTACGGTGGTGGATACGGTGGTGGCTACGGCGGCGGCTACGGTGGAGGACATGGAGGAGGCTATGGTGGCGGCTACGGAATTGGCTTGGGACATGGTGGATATGGACTGGGCATCGGCCTCGGCCACGGAGGATACGGGGGAGGACTCGGATACGGAGGACTAGGCTTGGGACACGGCTACGGATATAAGGGGTGA